One part of the Acidimicrobiales bacterium genome encodes these proteins:
- a CDS encoding PKD domain-containing protein translates to MARTERHRRVAVAATALLIVVTAGTALLTRSTDHTRAHPGRGAAGGAQRPAAAGGGAALAGDVPVFRVGTAVVNVDPPADDPQYLGGFGTMAHPTAKVHDPLEVRAFVVRRGATTLALASADSQGWFLESDQGPYGIDDVRKEVAGWLRAHGSPHAEPADIVVSATHSHAAPTVMGIWGPPNPRYQRQLRDAAVRAIEQAALHTRPAELWSADADIADVIGHTVRQTDLYDGWTIDSDLPILWARDPSTGKTVGLYANVPVHADVVSGADMDAMSADHIGGARDRLDKLLGGTSVLAMGTLGRQESIVQTNGLTDSNLVADYVANRIRWALASAQPITSPNLAATSVPVTVPATGAPLLALLAAEHVTPGQKLPVVDSYGVGRSSTPPYQTGTVLGTQVAGLRIGDLLYLTEPGEAFPEVSAALRQQVPGARVRIIGMGLDQLGYYYPAVDTAVTAPAFVFGGSDHFEYNASVVLAGLTQQAGVQAAERVGFPARYVPATSGVIDAGAADGPGVQFFAVPPQGPGRTVVLDPSWNRGRDDTPLDQEPHGPILWDFGDGSVARSSAAVDHTYAQAGTYRVRASVADLQGRARSYEVTVQVGVATPPLPAIDGNGSAGPPLPAGSSGAASRSSARASLPTGASTPGAAGAASAASVYDVGAASRSINPTPEQLASGRFFLGGYGLGGGGGLGKLLGSGRRATGVLDGVSARALVVGDGAHAIVLAQIETQGWFAAYAAGPWGADAIARDASAAIAAINHDGVDAVVPDAVLVDSDHTHAGPDTVGAWGGVPDSYLQLVHDRTVEAIVDAWRHRQAAHLSFGTAKGGVAEQHDPGALIHNQLGDDPANASVDDELRVIQARSVRTGNVIVTYLNFSAHPTVLGSDNTLVSADYPGVVSRKMAARYGGFGFDQVGTLGRTQPERGDCPNRTLKGAAQSLCALDSYADRVMAKVDVAVRRSTPLLGPAVVDLQRAVIHDVATNPTVLGLMDGGSAIDAQILRAGPPWADGPLVQTVTYSGRIGPLLISGEPGEAYPQIALGVRSAVPGMRGYLSIGTAGDFLGYLVAPANAYPGVLRAAASGNDNFLFNASFTIGSRVECSLIAGAGRVLDLGDNSWKRDPSCLPYQADLVH, encoded by the coding sequence ATGGCACGGACTGAGCGGCATCGCCGCGTCGCCGTGGCCGCAACCGCACTCCTCATCGTCGTCACGGCGGGCACCGCGCTCCTCACCCGATCCACCGACCACACGCGCGCGCACCCTGGTCGCGGTGCAGCCGGCGGTGCCCAACGTCCCGCGGCAGCAGGTGGCGGGGCCGCGCTGGCCGGCGACGTGCCGGTGTTCCGGGTCGGCACGGCCGTGGTCAACGTCGATCCGCCCGCCGACGACCCGCAGTACCTCGGCGGGTTCGGCACGATGGCACATCCCACCGCCAAGGTGCACGATCCGCTCGAGGTACGTGCATTCGTGGTCCGGCGCGGCGCCACGACGTTGGCGTTGGCGTCGGCGGACTCGCAGGGTTGGTTCCTCGAGTCCGACCAGGGTCCGTACGGCATCGACGACGTCCGCAAGGAGGTGGCCGGCTGGCTCCGGGCGCACGGCTCGCCGCACGCCGAGCCCGCCGACATCGTCGTGTCGGCCACCCACTCGCACGCGGCGCCGACCGTCATGGGCATCTGGGGTCCGCCGAACCCGCGCTATCAACGGCAGCTGCGCGACGCGGCGGTCCGCGCCATCGAGCAGGCCGCGCTCCACACCCGCCCGGCTGAGCTGTGGTCCGCCGACGCCGACATCGCCGACGTGATCGGCCACACCGTCCGCCAGACCGACCTGTACGACGGGTGGACGATCGACAGCGACCTGCCGATCCTGTGGGCGCGCGACCCCTCGACCGGCAAGACCGTCGGTCTGTACGCGAACGTGCCGGTGCACGCCGACGTCGTGAGCGGCGCCGACATGGACGCGATGAGCGCCGACCACATCGGCGGTGCCCGCGACCGGCTCGACAAGCTGCTCGGCGGCACGTCAGTGCTGGCGATGGGCACGCTCGGCCGACAGGAGTCGATCGTCCAGACGAACGGCCTGACCGACTCCAACCTCGTGGCCGACTACGTCGCGAACCGGATCCGCTGGGCGCTGGCGAGCGCGCAGCCGATCACGAGCCCCAACCTGGCAGCCACATCCGTGCCGGTGACCGTGCCGGCAACCGGCGCGCCGCTGCTGGCCCTGCTCGCCGCCGAGCACGTCACGCCCGGCCAGAAGCTCCCCGTCGTCGACAGCTACGGCGTCGGGCGATCGAGCACCCCGCCGTACCAGACGGGCACCGTGCTCGGCACGCAAGTCGCAGGGCTGCGCATCGGCGACCTGCTGTACCTGACCGAGCCGGGCGAAGCGTTCCCCGAGGTGTCGGCTGCGCTGCGCCAACAAGTGCCCGGCGCGCGGGTGCGGATCATCGGGATGGGCCTGGACCAACTCGGCTACTACTACCCGGCCGTCGACACGGCGGTGACGGCGCCGGCGTTCGTGTTCGGCGGCAGCGACCACTTCGAGTACAACGCCTCGGTCGTCCTCGCGGGCCTCACGCAACAAGCCGGGGTGCAAGCCGCGGAACGAGTGGGGTTCCCGGCTCGCTACGTGCCCGCCACCTCGGGTGTGATCGACGCCGGTGCCGCCGACGGCCCCGGCGTGCAGTTCTTCGCGGTGCCACCGCAAGGGCCGGGACGCACCGTCGTGCTCGATCCCTCGTGGAACCGCGGCCGCGACGACACGCCGCTCGACCAAGAACCGCACGGGCCGATCCTGTGGGACTTCGGTGATGGATCGGTCGCCCGGTCGTCGGCCGCGGTCGACCACACGTACGCGCAGGCCGGCACGTACCGCGTGCGGGCGTCGGTGGCCGATCTGCAAGGGCGTGCGCGCAGCTACGAGGTGACGGTCCAAGTCGGGGTCGCCACTCCGCCGCTGCCGGCCATCGACGGCAACGGGTCTGCGGGCCCACCCCTGCCCGCGGGCTCGTCGGGCGCGGCGTCCCGCTCGTCCGCCCGAGCGAGTCTGCCCACCGGCGCCTCCACGCCGGGTGCCGCGGGTGCCGCGTCGGCCGCGTCGGTCTACGACGTCGGCGCCGCGAGCCGTTCGATCAACCCGACCCCCGAACAGCTCGCGTCGGGACGCTTCTTCCTCGGCGGCTACGGCCTCGGCGGTGGCGGCGGGTTGGGCAAGCTGCTCGGCAGCGGCCGCCGCGCAACCGGCGTCCTCGACGGCGTGTCGGCGCGGGCACTGGTGGTGGGCGATGGCGCTCACGCCATCGTGCTGGCGCAGATCGAGACCCAAGGTTGGTTCGCGGCGTATGCCGCCGGGCCGTGGGGCGCCGACGCGATCGCGCGCGACGCGTCGGCGGCCATCGCGGCGATCAACCACGACGGGGTCGACGCGGTGGTCCCCGACGCGGTGCTGGTCGACTCCGACCACACGCACGCGGGCCCCGACACCGTCGGTGCGTGGGGCGGGGTACCCGACAGCTACCTGCAGCTCGTGCACGACCGAACGGTCGAGGCGATCGTCGACGCGTGGCGGCACCGCCAAGCGGCCCACCTCTCGTTCGGCACGGCGAAAGGTGGCGTCGCCGAGCAGCACGACCCAGGCGCGCTGATCCACAACCAGCTCGGCGACGACCCCGCCAACGCCTCGGTCGACGACGAGTTGCGGGTGATCCAGGCACGGTCCGTCCGCACCGGCAACGTGATCGTGACGTACCTCAACTTCTCGGCACACCCGACCGTGCTCGGCTCGGACAACACTTTGGTGTCGGCCGACTACCCCGGGGTCGTGTCGCGCAAGATGGCGGCCCGCTACGGCGGGTTCGGGTTCGATCAGGTCGGCACCTTGGGCCGCACGCAGCCCGAGCGTGGCGACTGCCCGAACCGGACGTTGAAGGGGGCCGCGCAGAGCCTCTGCGCCCTCGACTCCTACGCCGACCGGGTCATGGCGAAAGTCGACGTGGCCGTCCGGAGATCCACGCCGCTGCTCGGTCCCGCCGTGGTCGACCTCCAGCGCGCGGTGATCCACGACGTGGCCACCAACCCCACCGTCCTCGGGCTGATGGATGGCGGCTCGGCGATCGACGCGCAGATCCTCCGTGCCGGGCCGCCCTGGGCGGACGGGCCACTCGTCCAGACCGTCACGTACTCGGGCCGGATCGGGCCGTTGCTCATCTCGGGCGAACCGGGCGAGGCCTACCCGCAGATCGCCCTCGGCGTCCGATCGGCCGTGCCGGGGATGCGGGGCTACTTGTCGATCGGCACCGCCGGCGACTTCCTCGGCTACCTCGTCGCGCCCGCCAACGCGTACCCCGGCGTGTTGAGGGCCGCGGCGAGCGGCAACGACAACTTCCTGTTCAACGCGTCGTTCACGATCGGCTCTCGGGTCGAGTGCTCCCTGATCGCCGGCGCGGGCCGGGTCCTCGACCTCGGCGACAACTCGTGGAAGCGCGACCCGTCGTGTCTCCCCTACCAGGCCGACCTCGTCCATTGA